One genomic segment of Rubripirellula tenax includes these proteins:
- a CDS encoding tetratricopeptide repeat protein gives MLKLLSEVPDPQVLSDSSTESSSSVAASLSKTTKRTGSKEATVKAEERSPYRGAVAKRNVQPPAATEPRQRIDEVPVDRPRVLLSAAYQDMFDSYEVLGALDEKEKDELSEDYRKTLGETIFLCRHAFRIAQKEKDEIKVNELTYLLAYLSYTAGQLVEASVYGEMAARWGDPKEAATREAAMIAIAACQEANASHWGIRDQVGELDQLKSVAEIVQQRWPSDPKLDAIWMHLAQSYFAFGKPLLAAETFLKIDKESGQFESSQLAAGNAYWSHFVDQASGGDPDPKEMVSLLKSADKHLRVAVESMQGDVASPTLNLVSAKLLLAKIAERLGNLDDALQWLEADPMAVTRKITTDSKKKKGMVLVDKSTADAVFDTLYRIKTSKGNWKEAYQSLAKLDAKSHPELGSRYTALAKGLVENLVQANKVSPWQVTLLTDLLKSVETHDAERWEAIQVWIGQSWATFGMKAASDELSKACFDHAESAFVRALKQPDFPESSRLSVAMLRADLFLRSGNPTASLEMIREVLQTSPTAIAFQMRAAKLLQEIAFQQDKVGGLLDAINGPSETTDDGEASPIWGWVKLSNALHQLSYSDKGTEEHRQQSHEANFYLARCQWLLANVTNDPSQRESQFMKLKSQLTRRIALSGVETGQGDVWQTGLETLLAKIE, from the coding sequence TTGTTGAAACTGTTAAGCGAAGTTCCCGATCCGCAGGTACTGTCCGATAGCAGCACCGAGTCATCAAGCAGTGTCGCCGCCAGTCTTTCCAAGACTACGAAGCGAACCGGATCCAAAGAAGCGACAGTCAAAGCGGAAGAACGATCGCCCTATCGTGGTGCCGTCGCGAAACGTAACGTGCAACCGCCTGCGGCCACTGAACCGCGTCAGCGAATTGATGAGGTGCCGGTGGATCGGCCTCGCGTACTTCTGTCAGCCGCCTATCAAGACATGTTCGATAGCTATGAAGTGCTGGGTGCGTTGGACGAGAAAGAAAAAGACGAATTGAGCGAAGACTACCGAAAGACGCTCGGCGAAACGATTTTTCTTTGCCGTCATGCATTTCGGATTGCTCAGAAGGAAAAAGACGAAATCAAGGTCAACGAACTGACCTATCTTCTGGCGTATCTTTCCTACACCGCGGGACAACTTGTCGAAGCAAGCGTCTACGGCGAAATGGCGGCCCGATGGGGAGACCCCAAGGAAGCGGCGACACGTGAGGCCGCTATGATCGCGATTGCCGCCTGCCAAGAAGCCAACGCTTCTCATTGGGGAATCCGTGATCAAGTTGGGGAACTGGATCAATTGAAATCGGTTGCCGAGATTGTCCAACAGCGATGGCCGAGTGATCCGAAACTGGATGCCATCTGGATGCATCTGGCTCAATCCTATTTCGCATTTGGAAAACCTCTATTGGCAGCCGAGACGTTTTTAAAAATCGACAAGGAATCCGGTCAGTTTGAGTCATCTCAGTTGGCGGCCGGGAATGCGTACTGGTCTCACTTTGTCGATCAAGCGAGTGGCGGCGATCCGGATCCGAAGGAGATGGTGTCGCTGCTGAAGTCGGCAGATAAGCATCTGCGAGTCGCTGTCGAGTCGATGCAGGGCGATGTTGCGTCGCCGACATTGAATCTGGTTTCGGCAAAACTTCTGCTCGCAAAGATTGCTGAGCGACTAGGGAATCTGGACGATGCACTTCAGTGGCTTGAGGCAGACCCGATGGCGGTTACCAGAAAGATCACCACCGATTCGAAAAAGAAGAAAGGCATGGTGCTTGTTGACAAGAGCACCGCCGACGCCGTTTTCGATACGTTGTACCGAATCAAAACTTCCAAGGGGAATTGGAAAGAGGCGTATCAATCGCTCGCCAAACTTGATGCCAAGTCGCATCCGGAACTGGGATCGCGGTACACGGCGTTGGCGAAAGGGCTGGTCGAAAACCTGGTACAGGCTAACAAAGTGAGCCCGTGGCAAGTGACTCTTCTCACCGATCTGCTCAAATCGGTGGAAACCCACGATGCCGAGCGATGGGAAGCCATACAAGTTTGGATCGGACAGTCTTGGGCGACCTTCGGTATGAAAGCGGCGTCGGACGAGCTGTCGAAAGCCTGTTTCGACCATGCCGAGAGTGCCTTCGTTCGAGCCCTGAAGCAACCGGACTTTCCCGAGTCATCGCGGTTGTCGGTAGCGATGCTGCGAGCAGACTTGTTTCTGCGATCTGGGAACCCAACCGCATCACTGGAAATGATCCGCGAAGTATTGCAGACGTCTCCCACTGCGATCGCGTTTCAAATGCGAGCAGCGAAACTGCTTCAAGAGATCGCATTTCAGCAGGACAAGGTGGGCGGACTTCTCGATGCCATTAATGGTCCTTCGGAAACAACGGACGACGGCGAAGCTTCACCAATTTGGGGATGGGTGAAGCTTTCCAATGCCTTGCACCAACTCAGCTATTCGGACAAAGGGACGGAGGAACATCGCCAACAATCCCATGAAGCGAATTTCTATCTGGCGAGGTGCCAATGGTTGTTGGCGAACGTTACCAACGACCCTTCGCAGCGAGAAAGCCAATTCATGAAACTCAAGTCACAACTCACTCGCAGGATAGCCCTTTCCGGCGTGGAAACGGGGCAAGGAGATGTCTGGCAGACTGGGCTGGAGACATTGCTTGCGAAGATCGAGTAA
- a CDS encoding vWA domain-containing protein, with amino-acid sequence MTGIVPSMDLPDNFIVVSNGSELFRIPSDDLAAAQADGFYRPADRGMTIISDGENPFEIPSTELEWAQANGFHDLLNAATRPQASQTSATFVPPVIADHVIESIRDDLQHLTDPSVEEEEQERLLEESVGWRRRLLRFQFWIRERQAQLTRQLGGTGISILIHVAVILLLASIVFIEEKPEMLGFVATTSSVDDVIDDVVVDMTPIDVAEPTEVTDLEAQPETSEVPMELADVVPDLSGAIVGDSIKPPAKPEAKAMAKPAKPTVFGSQMAATNYVFVIDNSNSMTRGRFETALHELVLTINRLTPKQRFYVIFYSDTAYPMMHPNAVLKLVPATDRNKQFLFQWLQTVPLCLKTNGMEAIGAAFQLQPDVIYVLGDGAFTDKAAQFYAARPNPRVIVHTRGMEVKPSDSVEFKKLASTHRGTYKDVGVSPEGVQMAKQYPRPRNNLRGPVWGLTLPVTAKPK; translated from the coding sequence ATGACGGGTATCGTTCCATCGATGGATTTGCCAGACAATTTCATTGTCGTCTCCAACGGCAGCGAGCTGTTTCGCATTCCTAGCGACGATTTGGCTGCGGCGCAGGCCGATGGATTCTATCGGCCCGCAGACCGTGGGATGACGATCATCAGCGACGGCGAAAATCCGTTTGAGATTCCATCAACGGAATTGGAATGGGCCCAAGCAAACGGATTTCATGACCTGCTCAACGCCGCCACTCGACCTCAGGCAAGCCAAACTTCCGCAACCTTTGTCCCGCCGGTCATTGCTGATCATGTCATCGAATCGATCCGCGACGACCTTCAACACCTGACCGACCCGAGTGTGGAAGAGGAAGAACAAGAGCGTTTGTTGGAAGAGTCCGTAGGTTGGCGACGGCGTCTTTTGCGGTTCCAGTTTTGGATACGCGAGAGACAAGCTCAGCTTACTAGGCAATTGGGTGGCACCGGCATCAGCATCTTGATTCACGTCGCCGTGATCTTGCTGCTGGCAAGTATTGTTTTCATCGAAGAAAAGCCCGAGATGCTTGGGTTTGTTGCTACGACATCATCGGTCGATGATGTCATTGACGACGTCGTCGTCGATATGACACCGATCGATGTCGCAGAACCGACCGAGGTGACGGACCTCGAAGCCCAGCCCGAAACAAGCGAGGTGCCGATGGAGTTGGCGGACGTCGTACCCGACTTGTCGGGCGCGATCGTCGGTGATTCGATCAAGCCACCGGCCAAACCAGAGGCCAAGGCAATGGCGAAGCCCGCCAAGCCGACAGTGTTCGGCAGCCAAATGGCGGCGACCAACTACGTGTTCGTGATCGACAACTCCAACAGTATGACGAGGGGGCGATTCGAGACGGCACTTCACGAATTGGTGTTGACGATCAATCGATTGACACCGAAACAGCGGTTCTATGTCATCTTCTACAGCGACACGGCCTACCCCATGATGCATCCCAATGCGGTGTTGAAGTTGGTTCCCGCAACTGACCGCAACAAGCAGTTTCTGTTTCAGTGGTTGCAAACGGTGCCGTTGTGTTTGAAGACAAACGGGATGGAAGCGATTGGGGCTGCGTTTCAGTTGCAGCCAGACGTGATCTATGTCCTTGGCGATGGAGCCTTCACCGACAAGGCGGCTCAGTTCTATGCAGCCCGACCGAACCCGCGCGTCATTGTTCACACGCGCGGGATGGAAGTGAAACCATCGGACTCGGTAGAGTTCAAGAAACTTGCCAGCACGCATCGTGGAACGTACAAGGATGTCGGCGTTTCGCCCGAAGGGGTCCAGATGGCGAAGCAGTATCCGCGCCCACGAAACAATTTACGAGGACCGGTTTGGGGACTCACGCTTCCAGTAACGGCCAAACCGAAATGA
- a CDS encoding Hsp70 family protein, whose product MSKGFKPLAVGIDLGTTFSAVACLDDSGRPRTIQNAEGSLTTPSAVFLDRSGPVVGAEAIEAGMLEPERLALFAKRDVGEVAFRNKVLGHSLPPEVLEALVLKKLKEDAELVIGPFEKAVVTVPAFFNEPCRKATQDAGRLAGLDVIDIINEPTAAAITYGVGQGFLTPQGGSRELERVLVYDLGGGTFDVTVMEIDGRDFNTVATAGDVYLGGVDWDRRIVDFIAEAFVKEHGVDPRQNVFGQQELMQKANQVKHALTQRESFIIGFNFEGMRLRTELSQSVYAKMTEDLVERTLLTTRIAMDEAKLDFKQLTRLLLVGGSTRMPMIQSELEHLSGLKVDRSLSPDEAICHGAAIYAGVRLNHDASAFAGVSVTNVNSHDLGVLAVDPMTGQPRRKIMIARNSPLPASMSVRFRTHKKNQPNVKIQVVEGGDDLGTNATMVGKCYVDPLPPDTPKGTDIVVRFDYAQDGRLTVGASLPKLNCQATTLLQRGQGLNAELFELWARRIANGLDDLGTDVATPTSNDQPSEASPADSDDYENDAPVIVTAAKSTKAASGPSPRKKLKRVTRKAGDSNRVAKKTATSIEIDAEEKTAPNIKAPPTIDTSDWKNRRRGIS is encoded by the coding sequence ATGAGCAAGGGATTCAAGCCGCTCGCTGTTGGGATCGATCTAGGTACGACTTTTTCAGCGGTCGCATGTCTAGATGACTCGGGACGACCGCGTACGATTCAAAACGCTGAGGGAAGTTTGACGACGCCCAGCGCCGTTTTCCTCGATCGATCGGGACCCGTCGTGGGTGCCGAAGCGATCGAGGCGGGAATGCTCGAACCCGAACGACTGGCTTTGTTCGCCAAACGAGACGTCGGTGAAGTTGCTTTTCGCAACAAAGTGCTTGGTCACTCGTTGCCTCCGGAAGTGCTGGAGGCTTTGGTTCTGAAGAAGCTGAAGGAAGATGCCGAGTTGGTGATCGGACCCTTCGAGAAGGCTGTCGTCACGGTGCCCGCTTTTTTCAACGAACCCTGTCGCAAAGCGACTCAGGACGCTGGGCGTTTGGCTGGGTTAGATGTCATCGATATCATCAATGAACCCACCGCCGCAGCGATCACTTACGGTGTTGGGCAAGGATTTTTGACGCCCCAAGGTGGAAGTCGCGAACTGGAACGCGTGCTTGTGTACGATCTCGGCGGCGGCACCTTTGACGTAACCGTCATGGAGATCGACGGTCGAGACTTCAACACCGTTGCGACCGCAGGCGACGTTTATCTTGGCGGCGTCGATTGGGATCGCCGCATCGTTGACTTTATCGCCGAAGCATTTGTGAAGGAACACGGTGTCGATCCTCGGCAAAACGTCTTCGGACAGCAGGAACTTATGCAAAAAGCCAATCAGGTAAAGCACGCGCTGACTCAGCGCGAGTCGTTCATCATCGGTTTCAACTTTGAAGGAATGCGGTTGCGCACGGAACTGTCGCAATCCGTCTACGCAAAAATGACCGAAGACCTGGTCGAGCGGACGTTGTTGACAACCCGAATTGCGATGGACGAAGCGAAACTTGATTTCAAACAATTGACCAGGCTGCTGCTGGTCGGCGGTTCGACTCGGATGCCGATGATTCAATCTGAGCTAGAGCATTTGTCTGGCTTGAAGGTGGACCGATCGCTTTCACCCGACGAAGCCATTTGTCATGGCGCGGCGATTTACGCAGGCGTTCGATTGAATCATGATGCAAGTGCTTTTGCCGGTGTATCGGTGACCAACGTCAACTCGCATGACCTTGGCGTGTTGGCGGTCGACCCGATGACGGGACAACCGCGACGCAAAATCATGATCGCTCGCAATTCGCCACTGCCCGCGTCGATGTCGGTGCGATTTCGAACTCATAAAAAGAACCAACCCAACGTGAAAATCCAGGTCGTCGAAGGGGGAGATGACTTGGGAACGAACGCGACGATGGTGGGAAAGTGTTATGTCGATCCGTTGCCGCCCGATACTCCCAAAGGAACCGACATTGTCGTCCGTTTTGACTATGCCCAGGATGGTCGGCTGACCGTCGGTGCTTCGCTGCCCAAATTGAATTGTCAAGCAACCACGTTGCTCCAGCGCGGGCAGGGACTTAACGCTGAGCTGTTTGAACTGTGGGCACGGCGAATCGCAAATGGTCTTGACGATCTGGGAACGGATGTTGCGACACCGACGTCGAACGATCAACCCAGCGAGGCATCGCCGGCCGATTCGGACGACTACGAAAATGATGCTCCGGTCATTGTGACGGCAGCCAAGTCAACAAAAGCCGCGTCCGGCCCTTCACCGCGAAAGAAACTCAAACGAGTCACACGTAAGGCGGGCGATTCGAATCGGGTTGCCAAGAAAACAGCGACGTCGATAGAAATAGATGCGGAGGAAAAAACGGCGCCGAACATAAAAGCGCCGCCTACAATCGACACCAGTGATTGGAAAAATCGGCGTAGGGGGATTTCATAA
- a CDS encoding sulfatase family protein, with the protein MFANAAESRPNIIVFYTDDHGHADLSCQGVLDDIKTPNVDALAKNGVLARHGYSTAPQCVPSRAGLLIGKFQSKFGVEANGKTLKGFDRELTIAQRLQKAGYMTAQFGKWHLGPGPQITEHGFKHVFNQNSGAPFAANVGLDGTDREMSNVRPEMYHVDGCSRAAASLIERYKDDPFFLYVAYRAPHVPLDAPQKYLDRFPGKMPQRRRQALAMLSAVDDGVGLITETLSQNNLTERTLIFYIGDNGAPLKIHKRDAPGGGPGWDGSLNDPLNGEKGMLSEGGMHVPFVISWPGTIPAGQVFDHPVSALDVAATAAELAEIESKPGDFDGVNLIPYLSGEKKEAPHEFLAWRWVAQSAIREGDWKLLRGGDREYLYNLKSDLEEQHNLAGEHPEIADRLRQRLSRWANELDPPGLANGDMSKAATDYFDFYLDGKPVAPLREVIVPKSDSANAEPKPKSSASPWTIRSGKMNVTSEGLQITPQKPAEKQTPFITRNGLSLVGPVSVNLVVKTATSGAIGLSWRDSADKDFAAANRVNVAVEKSEQWQTIQTSLPGGSKIIHVRILVPAGTTSIKSIELKPASGQTVTLTQ; encoded by the coding sequence ATGTTTGCCAACGCCGCAGAATCACGCCCCAACATCATCGTGTTCTACACGGACGACCATGGCCACGCCGATCTTTCTTGCCAAGGAGTTCTTGATGACATCAAGACGCCCAATGTCGACGCGCTGGCAAAAAATGGTGTGCTCGCCCGGCATGGATACAGCACCGCGCCACAGTGCGTGCCGTCTCGGGCTGGACTGCTGATCGGAAAGTTCCAATCAAAATTCGGTGTTGAAGCCAACGGCAAGACGCTGAAAGGTTTTGACCGCGAGTTGACGATTGCCCAGCGATTGCAGAAAGCGGGTTACATGACCGCGCAATTCGGAAAATGGCACCTTGGCCCGGGGCCGCAAATCACCGAGCACGGATTCAAGCACGTTTTCAACCAGAACTCCGGCGCCCCCTTTGCGGCCAACGTCGGTCTTGATGGTACCGATCGCGAGATGTCGAACGTACGGCCGGAAATGTATCACGTTGACGGATGCAGCAGAGCTGCGGCCTCGCTAATCGAACGATACAAGGACGATCCCTTCTTTCTGTATGTCGCTTATCGCGCGCCCCACGTCCCGTTGGACGCGCCGCAAAAGTACCTCGATCGATTTCCGGGAAAAATGCCTCAGCGACGTCGGCAGGCTTTGGCAATGCTGTCCGCAGTGGATGATGGCGTAGGACTGATCACCGAGACGCTATCTCAGAACAATCTGACTGAAAGAACGCTGATCTTCTACATCGGCGACAACGGTGCGCCTTTGAAGATTCACAAACGAGACGCGCCGGGCGGCGGCCCAGGCTGGGACGGTTCCTTGAACGATCCGCTCAACGGCGAAAAGGGAATGCTCTCCGAAGGCGGCATGCACGTGCCATTCGTGATCTCTTGGCCTGGCACGATTCCCGCAGGTCAAGTGTTCGATCACCCGGTGAGCGCACTTGACGTCGCAGCAACGGCTGCCGAACTGGCGGAGATCGAATCGAAACCTGGGGACTTCGACGGCGTCAATTTAATTCCGTATCTATCTGGTGAAAAGAAAGAAGCCCCCCATGAATTTCTCGCCTGGCGTTGGGTTGCCCAATCGGCCATTCGTGAAGGCGACTGGAAACTGCTGCGTGGCGGTGACCGTGAGTACCTGTACAATCTGAAGAGTGATCTCGAAGAGCAACATAATCTCGCCGGCGAGCATCCAGAGATTGCCGATCGTCTGCGCCAAAGACTATCGCGTTGGGCCAACGAGCTTGATCCGCCGGGTCTGGCCAATGGTGACATGTCCAAAGCGGCCACGGACTATTTTGACTTCTATCTCGACGGCAAACCGGTTGCCCCCCTGCGTGAAGTGATCGTGCCGAAATCCGACTCGGCAAACGCCGAGCCAAAACCGAAGAGTTCAGCGTCTCCATGGACCATTCGCAGCGGTAAAATGAATGTCACGAGCGAAGGCTTGCAGATAACTCCGCAAAAGCCGGCCGAGAAGCAAACACCGTTCATTACCCGAAATGGCTTGAGTCTTGTCGGTCCGGTTTCCGTCAACCTTGTTGTGAAGACGGCAACGTCTGGCGCGATCGGTCTTTCCTGGCGAGACTCAGCGGACAAAGATTTTGCCGCAGCAAATCGAGTGAACGTCGCAGTCGAAAAGTCGGAACAGTGGCAAACCATCCAGACCAGCCTGCCCGGCGGATCGAAGATCATTCACGTCCGCATCCTAGTCCCGGCCGGAACCACGTCGATCAAGAGCATCGAACTGAAACCCGCCAGCGGACAAACGGTAACGCTAACGCAATAG
- a CDS encoding sulfatase produces the protein MNRLFFFACLAAAASASVVHASKPNVIVILADDLGMVDMNAYASKFTGAKASQMYYETPNLDRLTKEGLAFSQAYACHLCSPARASLLTGKYAARTGFTTAVGGNVRTFYNQAIEPPQGYVAQDALAWEDKIDIQQALINGTTRDGLASGHPLDNGQNETTLAEAMPDHDSAFIGKWHLGGHGSEGWQPTDQGFEEISYLDEGGSPYFDWRDLWDSGDKLHPKTPQEKLLRGKSGGDLGQEYLTDELTQHAIKYLQRKATAKGTDSPTSGNKPFFLHFCHFAVHTPFQGRADDVAHFEKKATRGWNGHDNAVYAAMLKRLDLSVGQILDALEETGLDENTLIVFMSDNGGVMYTDPLATNNAPFKSGKGTHFEGGIRVPLVIRWKDHVDGDRWSNVPVDCNDIFPTVLELAGYDASQYTKPGGIDGRSIASLLDDPTNANGEYPRDTFFQHYPLNVIVKSPEDGFPSAPSSAIRSGDWKLIFDWSGELRLYNIANDPFETNDLSATMPDKARDLFIELNDWIDENVDVKYTPAINPNYDATKESRKRPFVDLRRKFLGNDRAIRTVESDQRFALIPADNQPHVNTSK, from the coding sequence ATGAACCGACTCTTCTTTTTTGCGTGCCTCGCCGCCGCTGCATCCGCGTCCGTCGTCCATGCATCGAAACCGAATGTGATTGTGATTCTGGCCGACGATCTTGGGATGGTGGACATGAACGCCTACGCGTCGAAGTTCACCGGCGCAAAAGCATCCCAAATGTACTACGAGACGCCCAATTTAGATCGACTGACGAAGGAAGGATTGGCGTTCTCACAAGCCTACGCCTGCCATCTCTGTTCGCCGGCGCGGGCAAGCCTCTTGACGGGCAAGTACGCCGCTCGGACTGGTTTCACGACGGCGGTCGGCGGCAATGTGCGAACGTTCTACAACCAAGCGATCGAACCGCCGCAGGGCTACGTCGCTCAGGACGCATTGGCTTGGGAAGACAAAATCGATATTCAACAGGCGCTCATCAACGGCACGACACGCGATGGACTAGCGTCGGGGCATCCGCTGGACAATGGGCAAAACGAAACGACGCTTGCCGAAGCCATGCCTGATCACGATTCCGCTTTCATTGGCAAGTGGCACCTGGGCGGACACGGTTCAGAAGGCTGGCAACCGACCGATCAGGGGTTCGAAGAGATATCGTATCTCGACGAAGGTGGATCGCCATACTTCGATTGGCGAGACCTTTGGGACAGCGGTGACAAACTGCACCCGAAAACTCCTCAAGAGAAACTACTGCGTGGAAAATCAGGCGGCGACTTGGGACAGGAGTATCTGACGGATGAATTGACGCAGCATGCGATCAAGTACTTGCAACGCAAGGCCACTGCGAAGGGAACGGATTCACCGACATCGGGCAACAAGCCGTTCTTCCTCCACTTCTGTCACTTCGCCGTGCACACGCCGTTTCAGGGACGAGCCGACGATGTCGCTCACTTTGAAAAGAAGGCGACGCGTGGTTGGAATGGCCATGACAATGCCGTGTACGCGGCGATGCTGAAACGTTTGGATCTTTCGGTCGGTCAAATTCTCGATGCGCTCGAAGAAACCGGTCTGGACGAAAACACGCTGATTGTGTTCATGAGTGATAATGGCGGCGTGATGTATACCGATCCGCTCGCGACCAACAATGCTCCCTTCAAAAGTGGCAAGGGAACCCATTTTGAAGGTGGCATTCGCGTGCCATTGGTGATTCGCTGGAAAGACCATGTTGACGGAGATCGCTGGAGCAATGTGCCGGTCGACTGCAACGATATTTTCCCGACGGTCTTGGAACTGGCCGGCTACGATGCGTCACAGTACACCAAGCCAGGCGGCATCGACGGGCGCAGCATCGCATCGCTGCTTGACGATCCAACCAATGCGAACGGCGAGTACCCACGCGACACGTTCTTTCAGCACTACCCGCTGAATGTGATCGTTAAGAGCCCCGAAGACGGATTCCCATCGGCTCCATCATCTGCCATTCGAAGCGGGGATTGGAAATTGATCTTTGATTGGTCGGGTGAACTGCGTCTCTACAACATCGCTAACGATCCGTTCGAGACGAACGATTTGTCTGCGACGATGCCAGATAAGGCCCGCGATTTGTTTATTGAACTGAACGATTGGATTGATGAAAACGTCGATGTCAAATACACCCCCGCCATCAACCCCAACTACGACGCGACGAAAGAGTCTCGCAAACGTCCGTTCGTCGATCTGCGCCGTAAATTCCTCGGCAACGATCGAGCGATTCGCACGGTCGAAAGCGATCAGCGGTTCGCATTGATTCCCGCTGACAACCAACCTCACGTCAACACATCGAAGTAG
- a CDS encoding FecR domain-containing protein has product MDNDLKTLLAAWLSSEWDDSELEPALKRLRTDESLRKSLADELAILSQARAVQSSEPKWLKLEDALSVEEQTDARGEDFESRVMAGLAEENQSGLTSSMRKLFSPAFVLAAAVVVALVFSRFDFANLGAPGDQAVAIQDADTAVKIELVAGLGKSPVAVLSQSVNAQWGGDHRPVPGDNLEAGDLILEHGTIQIEFLAGVRLLLQAPADIQIRAADEVLIRHGSASCFVTEMGRGFRVLTKEMEVIDLGTAFSIDVKRDGQPEVHVLDGSVEIKSPQGETLELKEMHAIRMGNDGPEDVEYSPDRFPKTSDLRGRQHKIAQLRYESWKANAVVLGADPSVMLHYTFEETDPSALELGNVAKDPTRATNGVVIGCQWDRGRWPSKRALVYRNAGDRVLFQVPGAVDAVTFLVWARVDAMTQDTTSLLMTEHPVRRAMFLATDNQSLGMAMQRRRESTVETVRWELSQYTHNVMFSVGHGMQRSEYDELAVDHPYTRSDRWGNWACMGVTCDVNKREVTHYLNGDPIGTGHFERAVPLLLDFMELGNFGTTTEELEHTSGAAQRRFYGAIDEVLIADRVFEAAEIKAFWEAGIP; this is encoded by the coding sequence ATGGATAACGACCTAAAAACGTTGCTGGCCGCTTGGCTATCAAGTGAGTGGGACGACTCTGAACTTGAGCCAGCGCTCAAGAGGTTGCGGACCGATGAGTCTCTGCGCAAATCGCTTGCTGACGAGCTTGCGATCTTGAGCCAGGCCAGAGCCGTCCAATCGAGCGAGCCTAAATGGCTAAAGCTCGAAGATGCGTTGAGCGTTGAAGAACAGACCGATGCACGTGGAGAAGACTTTGAATCTCGAGTGATGGCCGGCTTAGCCGAGGAAAATCAGTCCGGCCTCACTTCGTCAATGCGAAAATTGTTTTCACCCGCATTCGTGCTTGCGGCGGCAGTCGTTGTCGCTCTGGTTTTCTCACGTTTCGACTTTGCCAACCTTGGCGCGCCCGGTGATCAAGCGGTTGCAATCCAGGACGCAGACACCGCGGTCAAGATTGAGCTAGTTGCCGGGCTGGGAAAGTCCCCTGTTGCTGTTCTAAGCCAGTCCGTTAATGCTCAATGGGGCGGTGATCATCGACCGGTCCCAGGTGACAATCTGGAAGCCGGCGACTTAATTCTTGAACATGGCACCATTCAAATCGAATTTCTTGCTGGGGTGCGGTTGTTGCTACAGGCTCCCGCAGATATCCAAATACGGGCGGCCGATGAGGTTCTGATTCGGCATGGGTCGGCAAGTTGCTTCGTAACGGAAATGGGACGCGGTTTCCGTGTATTGACCAAGGAAATGGAGGTCATCGATCTTGGGACTGCGTTTAGTATCGACGTCAAACGCGATGGCCAACCCGAAGTCCATGTGTTGGATGGTTCGGTTGAAATCAAGTCACCCCAAGGTGAGACGTTGGAGCTGAAGGAAATGCACGCGATTCGAATGGGTAATGATGGCCCAGAGGACGTCGAGTATTCACCGGATCGATTCCCAAAAACGTCCGACTTACGAGGTCGCCAGCATAAGATCGCTCAGCTGCGGTACGAAAGCTGGAAAGCAAACGCAGTCGTACTTGGCGCGGACCCATCTGTCATGCTGCACTACACATTTGAAGAGACGGACCCCAGTGCTTTGGAGTTGGGAAATGTCGCGAAAGACCCAACGCGAGCGACCAACGGAGTGGTGATTGGGTGCCAATGGGACCGAGGCCGATGGCCGTCTAAGCGAGCTCTTGTCTATCGGAATGCGGGCGACCGAGTTTTGTTCCAGGTGCCTGGCGCGGTTGACGCCGTAACTTTCTTAGTCTGGGCACGCGTTGATGCGATGACCCAGGACACGACATCCCTTTTGATGACGGAGCATCCGGTTAGAAGAGCGATGTTTTTGGCAACCGACAATCAGTCTCTAGGCATGGCAATGCAACGGCGACGCGAATCCACCGTTGAGACAGTCCGTTGGGAATTGTCGCAATACACCCACAACGTGATGTTCAGTGTCGGGCACGGTATGCAGCGAAGCGAATACGACGAGTTGGCCGTCGACCATCCATACACTCGCTCAGATCGCTGGGGAAACTGGGCGTGCATGGGCGTCACTTGTGATGTGAATAAACGTGAAGTGACTCACTATCTCAACGGCGATCCCATTGGAACCGGGCATTTTGAACGTGCCGTACCACTCTTGTTGGATTTCATGGAGCTAGGAAATTTTGGCACAACCACCGAAGAACTGGAGCACACGAGCGGCGCTGCCCAGCGTCGATTCTACGGCGCGATTGATGAAGTGTTGATCGCCGACCGAGTGTTCGAGGCAGCGGAGATCAAAGCGTTCTGGGAAGCAGGGATTCCTTGA